The following proteins come from a genomic window of Candidatus Binatia bacterium:
- the der gene encoding ribosome biogenesis GTPase Der, whose translation MNTRPFVVAIAGRPNAGKSTLFNRLLGRRHAIVHETAGVTRDENRAFFEREGLDFEMVDTGGIEQGGVDGSLGKRVEARSLEVLREADLIIYLVDGAAGVAPADREVAGKIRELGVTVVLGVNKVDGGGHSARVWDFAELGMDRLIGMSAEHGRGIHELWEAIEECYTEAGFGGDPEDDDSPEARLPQVALIGRPNVGKSSLLNYLAGFQRSLVDDVAGTTRDAIDTVVTIEDRSYRFVDTAGLRRKARIEEDIEGYAASASVRALVRGKVGILLLDAEQGVTDQDLRLADLAWRKGRGLVIAVNKMDLTPRLAAEQCHEQIANLLPQWPPLPLVQISAKTGRGIPTLIRALNQVLDAFERRLGTSDLNRLVETAVDENPPPLSARKRPMRILYATQARTSPPEVALFTTGSEELPENWQRFLVHRLREAAGWVGVPLRLRVRTKKGKNPFVQE comes from the coding sequence GTGAATACGCGACCTTTTGTTGTGGCGATCGCCGGCCGTCCGAATGCGGGGAAATCCACGCTCTTTAATCGTTTGTTGGGACGTCGTCATGCGATCGTTCACGAAACGGCTGGCGTAACTCGCGATGAGAATCGAGCCTTTTTCGAGAGAGAAGGTCTCGACTTCGAGATGGTGGATACCGGCGGGATCGAGCAGGGCGGGGTGGACGGGTCGCTGGGCAAGCGCGTTGAAGCTCGCAGTCTTGAGGTTTTACGGGAAGCCGATTTGATCATCTATCTCGTGGATGGTGCGGCGGGGGTTGCGCCGGCCGATAGGGAAGTCGCAGGCAAGATTCGGGAACTCGGGGTGACGGTCGTCCTCGGTGTGAATAAAGTCGATGGTGGCGGCCATAGCGCTCGGGTCTGGGATTTTGCCGAGCTCGGGATGGACCGGTTGATCGGAATGTCTGCCGAGCACGGTCGCGGGATCCATGAGCTCTGGGAGGCGATCGAGGAGTGCTACACCGAAGCGGGTTTTGGTGGAGATCCTGAAGACGATGATTCTCCGGAAGCTCGCTTGCCTCAGGTCGCTCTGATCGGTCGTCCGAACGTAGGGAAGTCGTCCCTGCTGAATTATCTGGCTGGTTTTCAACGATCTCTGGTTGACGACGTTGCCGGAACGACACGCGATGCAATCGATACGGTCGTGACCATTGAGGATCGGTCGTATCGGTTTGTCGATACGGCAGGATTGCGTCGGAAGGCTCGTATCGAGGAGGATATTGAAGGCTACGCGGCGAGCGCTTCGGTGCGTGCTTTGGTGCGCGGCAAAGTCGGCATTCTTTTGTTGGATGCCGAGCAGGGGGTCACCGATCAGGACTTGCGTCTTGCGGATCTGGCTTGGCGCAAGGGCCGTGGACTGGTGATTGCCGTCAACAAGATGGACCTCACGCCGCGTCTCGCAGCTGAGCAATGTCACGAGCAGATCGCGAACCTGCTGCCGCAATGGCCGCCGCTGCCGCTGGTGCAAATCAGCGCAAAGACGGGGCGGGGGATTCCGACTCTGATCCGAGCGCTCAATCAGGTTCTCGACGCTTTTGAGAGAAGACTGGGCACATCCGACCTGAATCGGCTGGTCGAGACGGCGGTAGACGAGAACCCGCCGCCACTATCGGCCCGCAAGCGGCCCATGCGGATTCTCTACGCGACGCAGGCACGGACTTCGCCCCCGGAGGTGGCCTTGTTCACCACAGGCAGCGAGGAGTTGCCTGAAAACTGGCAGAGATTTCTCGTCCATCGACTGCGCGAGGCTGCCGGGTGGGTCGGGGTGCCCTTACGGCTGCGCGTGCGCACCAAAAAGGGCAAAAATCCCTTCGTTCAGGAATGA
- the tsaE gene encoding tRNA (adenosine(37)-N6)-threonylcarbamoyltransferase complex ATPase subunit type 1 TsaE: MRLVTRSEQETESLGETLASILQPGAIVGLTGPLGAGKTAFVRGIARGCGVAEGVVHSPTFLTAAEYEGRPNVTHLDLYRHEEMLPDADWLAEILDGDGIAVVEWFERLAAERPPESLEVSMAYGDSDDMRVLEFRATGARAEQVLGDFASRRAS, encoded by the coding sequence GTGAGACTGGTCACTCGATCCGAGCAGGAGACCGAATCGCTGGGGGAAACTCTCGCATCGATCCTGCAGCCGGGCGCCATTGTGGGCCTCACAGGACCACTGGGCGCCGGAAAAACTGCATTTGTTCGGGGAATCGCTCGTGGTTGCGGCGTCGCGGAGGGCGTGGTCCACAGTCCGACTTTTCTCACAGCAGCCGAGTATGAGGGCCGCCCCAACGTGACCCACCTCGATCTCTATCGCCACGAGGAAATGCTTCCCGACGCCGATTGGTTGGCGGAAATCCTCGATGGAGACGGCATCGCGGTGGTTGAATGGTTTGAACGACTGGCAGCCGAGCGCCCTCCGGAATCTCTCGAGGTTTCAATGGCCTATGGTGATTCGGACGATATGCGGGTCCTGGAGTTCCGCGCCACAGGTGCTCGAGCGGAGCAGGTACTCGGAGATTTTGCCAGCAGGAGGGCCTCGTGA
- the rnc gene encoding ribonuclease III translates to MSDGQARMEELESAIGYAFGDRRWLTEALVHSSTTGGAEPDNERLEFLGDAVVGLVVGDLLQRTWGSADEGRLSRRRAGLVNARSLADQARAIDLGSHLTLGRGEEKTGGREKNSILSDAYEALVGAVYRDGGFAAAFKILETAFAEAIRAPLGDGGAEAKTHLQELTQRVFQQTPSYELLRALGPDHSKEFEVMVTIEGKTLGRGLGSSKKAAEQAAAREALSELARQSIGEEK, encoded by the coding sequence GTGAGCGATGGTCAGGCCAGGATGGAGGAGCTGGAGTCAGCGATCGGGTACGCCTTTGGCGATCGACGTTGGTTGACAGAGGCGCTCGTGCATAGCTCGACGACGGGCGGCGCAGAGCCGGATAACGAGCGTTTGGAATTTCTCGGTGACGCGGTGGTCGGCCTCGTTGTGGGCGATCTCTTGCAACGGACTTGGGGGTCAGCGGATGAAGGTCGCCTTTCACGTCGTCGCGCAGGGCTAGTGAATGCACGATCTCTGGCGGACCAGGCCCGAGCCATCGATCTCGGGAGTCATCTGACTCTCGGCCGCGGTGAGGAAAAGACAGGCGGTCGAGAGAAGAACTCGATCCTTTCGGACGCCTACGAGGCCCTGGTCGGAGCGGTCTATCGCGATGGCGGTTTCGCGGCGGCTTTCAAGATTCTCGAGACGGCATTCGCCGAAGCGATTCGAGCACCTCTCGGAGACGGTGGAGCCGAGGCGAAAACACATTTGCAGGAATTGACCCAGCGGGTTTTTCAGCAGACGCCGAGCTACGAGTTGTTGCGTGCCCTCGGTCCCGACCACTCCAAGGAATTTGAAGTTATGGTGACGATCGAGGGGAAGACTCTCGGACGAGGCCTGGGGTCGAGCAAGAAGGCTGCCGAACAGGCGGCCGCCCGCGAAGCTCTTTCCGAATTGGCCCGACAGAGTATTGGAGAAGAAAAATGA
- a CDS encoding bifunctional aldolase/short-chain dehydrogenase has protein sequence MKSLWSDQEAQEYRERYKEWGEDIALRVYTSRLIGRDDDLVMHGGGNTSVKTLQTDILGREIESLCVKGSG, from the coding sequence ATGAAAAGCCTCTGGTCAGATCAGGAAGCGCAGGAATATCGCGAACGCTATAAGGAATGGGGAGAGGATATCGCCCTTCGGGTCTATACATCTCGCCTGATCGGGCGCGATGACGACTTGGTAATGCATGGCGGTGGGAACACCTCCGTGAAGACGCTCCAAACCGATATTCTGGGACGAGAGATCGAATCGCTTTGCGTGAAGGGGTCCGGC
- the era gene encoding GTPase Era produces MSESTPRSGFVALVGRTNAGKSTLLNRVLGRKLAIVTPKPQTTRHRILGVESRGLTQFIFVDTPGMHNAQNLLGERMIKVANQSLSDADVVLWVIDAAAGLREEDRKALPRLSSDKRPVVVALNKMDQIKRSQLLPLLEELGTLVPDRHVVPVSALTGENLEDLLNTIEGVLPESPPLFPGDFQTDLPEKFFVAEMVREQLLLETHQEVPYQTAVRIDSFEERPGKNLVVIEAQIIVARTTQRAIVLGDKGSRIKRVGQRARKELEQFLGVRAYLGLHVKVDAGWFARPRSLSELGL; encoded by the coding sequence ATGAGCGAGAGTACGCCGAGGTCAGGCTTTGTCGCTCTGGTCGGCCGAACGAATGCCGGTAAATCAACGCTTCTGAACCGCGTTCTCGGCCGCAAGCTGGCGATCGTTACGCCCAAGCCGCAGACGACCCGACATCGGATCCTCGGTGTCGAGAGTCGAGGTTTGACCCAGTTCATCTTTGTCGACACGCCCGGAATGCACAACGCACAGAACCTTCTGGGCGAGCGGATGATCAAGGTTGCGAACCAGAGCCTCTCGGATGCGGATGTAGTTTTATGGGTGATCGACGCAGCTGCAGGTCTTCGGGAGGAGGACCGCAAGGCGCTTCCTCGTCTCTCGAGCGACAAGCGTCCGGTGGTCGTCGCGCTCAACAAGATGGATCAAATCAAGCGCTCCCAGCTCCTCCCCTTGCTCGAGGAGCTTGGTACGCTCGTTCCTGACAGGCACGTGGTTCCGGTCTCGGCTTTGACGGGCGAAAACCTGGAAGACCTGCTGAATACAATTGAGGGAGTTTTGCCGGAATCACCTCCGCTGTTTCCGGGCGACTTTCAGACGGATCTTCCCGAGAAGTTTTTCGTCGCCGAAATGGTGCGCGAACAATTGCTGCTGGAAACGCATCAGGAAGTGCCCTACCAGACGGCCGTTCGGATCGACTCGTTCGAGGAAAGGCCGGGAAAAAACCTCGTCGTGATTGAAGCGCAGATTATTGTCGCCAGGACGACCCAGCGCGCGATCGTTTTGGGGGACAAAGGATCGCGCATCAAGCGAGTGGGCCAGCGGGCACGTAAGGAATTGGAGCAATTCCTCGGCGTGCGCGCGTATCTGGGGCTTCATGTGAAAGTCGATGCCGGGTGGTTTGCCCGCCCCCGAAGCCTGTCGGAGCTGGGCCTGTGA
- a CDS encoding cysteine desulfurase family protein, translating to MYLDHNAGGRIRAEVAAAITDWLQQPVANPSSLHAAGRRARDAMEEARDEVARLVRAAPGEIVFTSSGSEANGLAILGVTQPGDAIFSTAIEHASVLGAVSAAEGLGCIPGWLPMDAHGRVTPEAVVSMASGARLVSLGWGNGETGILQPLAAVGAALASLPPDERPLLHSDAVQVVGYEEIDVGSLQVDLLTLSGHKLGAPPGIGALFVRRDLTLMPRVHGGSQERERRAGTENLLGIIGFGVAAKLAREDRLERVSRIRLLRERLWTVLQENCRPMVRYDHEPSLPGTLSVGFTGLRGDALLVALDAVGVAASNGSACAAGAPEPSHVLRALGHDDDAARSVLRFSFGSDLDSDAIDRAGAAIRQVVADARSRGGCA from the coding sequence ATGTACCTCGATCATAATGCAGGCGGGCGGATCCGAGCCGAGGTTGCAGCGGCAATCACCGACTGGCTCCAACAGCCCGTCGCCAATCCCTCGAGTCTTCATGCAGCCGGGCGCCGAGCTCGAGATGCTATGGAGGAGGCGCGCGATGAGGTCGCCCGCCTGGTCCGGGCCGCGCCCGGCGAAATCGTCTTCACGAGTTCGGGTAGCGAGGCCAACGGCCTGGCCATCCTCGGCGTGACACAGCCCGGTGATGCCATATTCAGCACGGCGATCGAGCATGCCTCGGTTCTTGGCGCGGTGAGTGCGGCCGAGGGCCTTGGTTGTATTCCCGGCTGGTTGCCGATGGATGCGCACGGTCGAGTCACTCCGGAGGCGGTCGTGAGCATGGCGAGCGGAGCACGTCTGGTCAGTTTGGGTTGGGGCAACGGGGAGACGGGTATCCTGCAGCCGTTGGCTGCGGTGGGCGCGGCGCTCGCCTCTTTGCCTCCCGACGAGCGCCCGCTCTTGCACAGTGATGCGGTACAGGTCGTCGGTTATGAAGAGATCGATGTCGGTTCCTTGCAGGTCGACCTGCTGACGCTTTCGGGTCATAAGCTGGGCGCACCCCCCGGAATCGGAGCGCTTTTTGTCCGGCGTGACCTCACCCTGATGCCACGCGTACACGGAGGCTCGCAAGAGCGCGAGCGCCGCGCCGGGACAGAGAACCTGCTCGGCATCATCGGGTTTGGAGTCGCCGCGAAGTTGGCGCGAGAGGATCGTCTGGAACGAGTTTCCCGGATTCGGCTTTTGCGAGAGCGCCTCTGGACAGTCTTGCAGGAGAATTGTCGCCCTATGGTTCGTTATGACCATGAGCCTTCCTTGCCCGGCACCTTGTCGGTAGGATTCACCGGTTTGCGGGGGGATGCGCTGCTGGTCGCGCTCGATGCTGTGGGCGTTGCAGCCTCGAATGGCTCCGCATGCGCGGCGGGAGCGCCGGAGCCATCTCATGTGCTAAGAGCTTTGGGACATGATGATGATGCCGCACGAAGCGTTCTGCGCTTCTCGTTTGGGAGCGATCTCGACTCCGACGCGATTGACCGAGCTGGGGCTGCCATTCGACAGGTGGTGGCTGATGCCCGTAGTCGGGGGGGATGCGCATGA
- the cysE gene encoding serine O-acetyltransferase yields MFQRAREDVFVAFERDPAARTVLEVLLFYPGLHALWWHRAAHALWGRNFRLLARLAAAVSRFLTGVEIHPGATIGSRCFIDHGMGVVIGETAIIGDDVLIYQGVSLGGTSLGKGKRHPTIEDFVVVGLGAAVLGPVTIGRHSRVGAGSVVVASVPAHSTVVGVPGRVVTESGEHSDAGEPMLSLDHAALPDPVVRALTELRERVANLESETGADTEPSDSSEPDRER; encoded by the coding sequence ATCTTCCAGCGAGCGCGGGAAGACGTTTTTGTGGCCTTCGAGCGGGATCCGGCCGCACGAACGGTGTTGGAGGTTCTGCTTTTTTATCCGGGATTGCACGCCTTATGGTGGCATCGTGCCGCGCATGCTCTTTGGGGTCGCAACTTCCGCCTGCTGGCGCGGCTGGCGGCTGCGGTGTCCCGGTTCCTGACCGGCGTCGAGATCCATCCCGGAGCCACGATCGGCTCTCGTTGTTTCATCGATCACGGCATGGGCGTTGTCATCGGCGAGACCGCGATTATCGGTGATGATGTATTGATCTACCAAGGTGTCAGTTTGGGCGGAACCAGTCTGGGCAAGGGCAAGCGCCATCCCACGATCGAAGATTTCGTCGTCGTGGGACTGGGCGCGGCGGTCCTTGGCCCGGTAACAATCGGGCGCCACAGTCGTGTGGGTGCCGGTAGTGTCGTTGTGGCCTCCGTTCCAGCACATTCGACGGTGGTTGGCGTGCCCGGACGTGTGGTGACTGAATCCGGGGAGCATTCGGATGCGGGCGAGCCGATGCTTAGTCTCGACCACGCGGCGCTTCCCGATCCTGTGGTGCGCGCGTTGACGGAGTTGCGGGAGCGAGTTGCGAATCTGGAGAGTGAGACCGGAGCCGATACCGAGCCGAGCGATTCTTCCGAACCTGACCGCGAACGCTGA
- the mnmA gene encoding tRNA 2-thiouridine(34) synthase MnmA, which produces MTPTETAEIIDRILGNSRWKADLLDRYEPGTRLVSAMSGGVDSSVATALLTAAGFSVVGVSMRLGTSGARASGHSGCCSLDDFDDARRVAALLDVPHYIVDLRDVFDAKVMTPFVDTYLAGRTPNPCTLCNRDVKFDAFWDYARTAGAEAVATGHYCRILRGADGLELHAGEDPSKDQSYFLFTLQGEELDRTLFPVGALAKDDVRRLAEGLGLPVANKPESQDICFVSGRSYAEVVEERAAREQLRPGAIVNEAGEKVGTHEGVHRFTIGQRKGLPGGAAEKQYVTSIDAENGEVRLGTGPALLREELLVDGVRWTGSAYSGEAVVRLRHRHDPEPCRLIPDSAGVRVELDQPVRGITPGQAAVWYHGTRVLGGGWIASS; this is translated from the coding sequence ATGACGCCTACTGAAACTGCAGAAATTATCGATCGAATTCTGGGCAACTCACGGTGGAAAGCCGACCTTTTGGACCGCTATGAACCCGGTACGCGCCTTGTTTCCGCGATGTCTGGTGGGGTCGATAGCTCGGTGGCGACAGCGTTGCTGACGGCGGCAGGTTTCTCGGTCGTGGGTGTGTCCATGCGTTTGGGGACTTCCGGCGCCCGCGCCTCGGGTCATTCGGGTTGTTGCTCGCTTGACGACTTCGATGATGCCAGGCGTGTGGCGGCGTTACTCGATGTTCCGCATTATATTGTCGACCTGCGCGATGTTTTCGACGCCAAGGTGATGACGCCTTTCGTCGACACTTACCTTGCAGGCCGGACACCGAATCCCTGCACCCTCTGTAATCGCGATGTGAAGTTTGATGCGTTTTGGGATTATGCCCGCACCGCTGGTGCCGAGGCGGTGGCGACGGGCCATTATTGCCGGATTCTGAGGGGAGCCGACGGGCTGGAGCTTCATGCCGGCGAGGATCCGTCGAAGGACCAGAGCTATTTTCTGTTCACGCTTCAGGGTGAGGAGCTCGATCGGACGCTCTTTCCCGTCGGTGCCTTGGCGAAGGACGATGTGCGACGACTGGCCGAAGGGCTGGGTCTACCCGTAGCGAACAAGCCTGAAAGCCAGGATATCTGTTTTGTCTCTGGTCGTTCTTATGCGGAAGTCGTGGAAGAGAGAGCCGCTCGCGAACAACTCCGACCCGGTGCGATTGTGAACGAAGCGGGCGAGAAGGTCGGCACGCATGAGGGCGTCCACCGCTTTACGATCGGTCAACGCAAGGGACTGCCCGGTGGAGCTGCAGAGAAGCAATACGTAACCAGCATTGATGCGGAAAACGGCGAGGTCCGTCTGGGCACTGGACCCGCACTTTTGCGCGAAGAGTTGCTGGTGGACGGAGTCCGCTGGACGGGCTCCGCCTACTCGGGCGAGGCGGTGGTGCGATTGCGTCATCGCCATGATCCCGAACCGTGCCGCCTCATCCCCGATTCGGCAGGCGTTCGTGTCGAGCTGGATCAACCGGTGCGCGGGATTACACCCGGGCAGGCCGCGGTCTGGTACCACGGGACGCGAGTTCTTGGCGGCGGTTGGATCGCCTCCTCGTGA
- a CDS encoding aspartate kinase, translating to MSGQLVVQKFGGTSVGSVERIQAVARRVASRARAGDRVVVVVSAMSGETNRLLGLVAELSGNPSRRESDVVVASGEQVSSALLSIAVEAEGVPARSFLGHQIRVETDDAHGRARIRSIDAENLLQALAQGQVVVVAGFQGCDAAGNITTLGRGGSDTSAVAIAAAIGADVCEIFTDVDGVYTTDPRIVPHARKLDRISQEEMLELASLGAKVLQIRSVEFAKRYDVRVHVRSSFNEEPGTFVVPEEARMEDVLVSGVALDRDQAKISLASVPDRPGLAEKIFSPIAASGIIVDMIIQNGGAEGHTDVTFTLPRAELSEALALVSKIGEDIGAGDVRGESDIVKVSVVGLGMRSHAGVAARIFETLSREGINIQMISTSEIKVSLVIDEKYAELAVRALHAELVEKESPS from the coding sequence GTGAGCGGCCAACTCGTAGTCCAAAAGTTCGGCGGAACCTCGGTCGGATCCGTCGAGCGGATTCAGGCTGTCGCTCGGCGCGTTGCCAGCCGCGCGCGGGCAGGCGACAGGGTCGTTGTCGTCGTGTCGGCGATGTCGGGCGAGACCAACCGACTGCTGGGTCTGGTTGCGGAGCTCTCGGGTAATCCTTCCCGTCGTGAGTCGGATGTTGTCGTCGCCAGCGGAGAACAGGTCTCGTCGGCACTGCTGTCGATCGCGGTCGAGGCGGAAGGCGTGCCCGCGCGCTCGTTCCTTGGCCACCAGATTCGGGTCGAGACAGACGATGCCCACGGGCGGGCTCGGATTCGTTCGATCGACGCTGAAAATCTTCTGCAGGCCCTGGCGCAGGGGCAGGTTGTTGTGGTTGCCGGGTTTCAGGGCTGTGATGCTGCGGGTAATATTACGACATTGGGGCGTGGGGGTTCGGACACGAGTGCGGTAGCAATCGCGGCAGCGATCGGCGCAGATGTCTGCGAGATCTTCACAGACGTCGATGGCGTTTATACGACCGACCCACGGATTGTACCTCACGCTCGCAAGTTGGACCGAATCAGTCAGGAAGAAATGCTTGAACTCGCGAGTCTCGGCGCGAAAGTTCTGCAAATACGGTCTGTGGAGTTTGCCAAACGTTACGACGTGCGTGTGCATGTCCGATCCAGTTTCAATGAAGAGCCCGGTACCTTTGTCGTACCGGAGGAGGCTCGCATGGAAGATGTTCTCGTGTCTGGAGTGGCCCTCGATCGGGATCAGGCAAAAATCAGTCTCGCCTCAGTTCCGGATCGACCCGGATTAGCGGAGAAAATCTTCTCGCCGATAGCGGCGAGCGGTATCATTGTGGACATGATTATCCAGAATGGTGGCGCCGAGGGACACACGGACGTGACATTTACCTTGCCGCGCGCCGAGCTCTCGGAAGCCCTCGCGTTGGTCTCGAAAATCGGTGAGGATATTGGCGCGGGGGACGTGCGGGGAGAATCCGATATCGTCAAGGTATCGGTCGTTGGTCTGGGCATGCGAAGTCATGCCGGCGTGGCCGCAAGGATTTTCGAAACGCTTTCTCGGGAAGGTATCAATATCCAGATGATCTCGACCTCCGAGATCAAGGTTTCGTTGGTCATTGATGAAAAATATGCCGAACTCGCGGTCCGGGCACTGCATGCCGAATTGGTCGAGAAAGAAAGTCCTTCATGA
- the cimA gene encoding citramalate synthase: protein MKRIQVYDTTLRDGCQGEEVALTVEAKLAITERLDDFGVDYIEGGYPGSNPRDAAFFKPALALGLKNAKITAFGSTRRANVTAAKDENLELLKRTGAPVAVIVGKTWDLHVRDALRISQAANLEIIQDSVAYLNKSFDEVILDAEHFFDGWKANPEYSLACLQAAAAGGASLVCLCDTNGGSMPVDIQKGVEAAASSIGIPLGIHCHNDGEMAVANSITAVEAGCLQVQGTINGIGERCGNANLISVIPNLQLKLGYSLVRKKQMTALTDLSHFVDEMANREPAKQQAYVGQSAFAHKGGLHVSAVRKNAATYEHIPPEAVGNHQRILVSDQAGRSNLLSKAKEFGISQKVLEPKAKELLHELKALEHRGYQFEGADASFELLLQKAIKGAKLRHFELLGFRVIDEKRNEEDAPVSEATIMIKAPDGTIEHTAAVGNGPVNALDGALRKALVGFYPAIEEMRLVDYKVRVLEEGEGTQAVVRVLVESSDEHAHWTTVGVSHNVIEASWQALVDAIDFKLYQDGKRKPPRKSKPGKGKTRR, encoded by the coding sequence ATGAAGAGGATTCAAGTATACGATACGACCCTGAGGGACGGTTGCCAGGGTGAAGAAGTTGCTTTGACTGTCGAGGCCAAGCTCGCGATTACCGAACGCCTGGACGATTTTGGTGTCGATTATATCGAGGGTGGTTACCCGGGGTCGAACCCCAGGGATGCGGCTTTCTTCAAACCTGCATTGGCGCTTGGTTTGAAGAATGCGAAGATCACCGCCTTCGGATCCACCCGGCGGGCCAACGTGACGGCGGCCAAGGACGAAAATCTAGAACTTCTGAAACGGACAGGGGCTCCGGTCGCGGTGATTGTCGGGAAGACTTGGGACTTGCATGTGCGCGACGCCTTGCGGATTTCACAGGCCGCCAATCTGGAAATCATTCAGGACTCGGTCGCGTATCTGAACAAGAGTTTCGACGAGGTCATTCTCGACGCCGAACATTTCTTCGACGGATGGAAGGCGAATCCCGAATACTCTCTCGCATGCCTGCAGGCGGCGGCCGCGGGCGGCGCCTCACTTGTCTGCCTCTGTGACACCAACGGCGGCAGTATGCCCGTTGACATTCAGAAGGGTGTGGAAGCTGCGGCATCATCCATCGGAATCCCGCTCGGCATCCACTGTCATAACGACGGCGAGATGGCGGTGGCCAATTCGATTACGGCCGTCGAGGCGGGTTGCCTGCAAGTGCAGGGTACGATCAATGGGATCGGAGAGCGCTGCGGGAATGCGAATCTGATTTCCGTGATCCCGAACCTGCAGCTCAAGCTCGGCTATTCGCTGGTGCGTAAAAAGCAGATGACCGCACTGACGGATTTGTCTCATTTCGTCGACGAGATGGCCAACCGTGAGCCTGCCAAGCAGCAGGCCTATGTGGGGCAGAGCGCTTTCGCCCATAAGGGCGGATTGCATGTCTCGGCCGTGCGCAAGAACGCCGCGACCTATGAGCATATCCCGCCCGAGGCAGTGGGGAACCATCAGCGAATCCTGGTTTCCGATCAGGCAGGCCGCTCGAACCTGCTGTCGAAAGCCAAGGAATTCGGGATTTCCCAGAAAGTCCTCGAGCCCAAGGCGAAAGAACTGCTTCATGAGCTCAAGGCGCTGGAGCATCGCGGCTACCAGTTCGAGGGAGCTGATGCGTCATTCGAGCTTTTGCTGCAAAAAGCGATCAAAGGCGCGAAGCTCCGCCACTTTGAGCTCCTCGGGTTCCGCGTCATTGATGAGAAGCGCAACGAGGAGGACGCGCCGGTCTCGGAGGCGACGATCATGATCAAGGCACCGGATGGCACGATCGAGCACACCGCAGCCGTCGGCAATGGACCTGTGAACGCTCTGGACGGCGCTCTGCGAAAGGCGCTCGTCGGTTTCTATCCTGCAATCGAAGAGATGCGCCTGGTCGACTATAAAGTTCGCGTTCTGGAAGAGGGCGAGGGGACTCAGGCTGTGGTCCGCGTGCTGGTCGAATCCTCGGACGAGCACGCGCATTGGACGACTGTGGGTGTTTCGCACAATGTGATCGAGGCGAGTTGGCAGGCCCTGGTCGATGCGATTGACTTCAAATTGTATCAGGACGGAAAACGTAAGCCGCCCCGGAAAAGCAAGCCGGGTAAAGGGAAGACGCGTCGCTGA